Proteins encoded together in one Papaver somniferum cultivar HN1 unplaced genomic scaffold, ASM357369v1 unplaced-scaffold_21, whole genome shotgun sequence window:
- the LOC113340347 gene encoding uncharacterized protein LOC113340347, which produces MALRCSCPQIIAQRSSLMHKKSLNKVFMGHKSTQLSTNIKSSKLQITSSISNKVFEDQARGIVCYKDENGEIICEGFDEGPRVNEQDLRIASNQKEIEIIEMLRRSCLQIAEEDGLKHAAKSCIPAIEDVDWIGFRRY; this is translated from the exons ATGGCTCTGAGATGTTCATGTCCTCAAATTATAGCTCAAAGAAGTTCATTGATGCATAAAAAGTCACTTAACAAGGTGTTTATGGGGCACAAGAGTACTCAACTTTCAAcaaacatcaaatcatctaaactTCAAATAACTTCATCCATTAGTAACAAG GTTTTTGAGGACCAAGCAAGAGGAATTGTTTGTTACAAAGATGAGAATGGGGAGATAATTTGCGAAGGATTCGACGAGGGTCCTCGCGTTAATGAACAAGATTTAAGAATAGCTAGCAACCAAAA AGAAATCGAGATCATCGAAATGCTTCGACGAAGTTGTTTACAAATTGCAGAAGAAGATGGATTAAAGCATGCTGCAAAGAGTTGTATTCCTGCAATTGAAGATGTTGACTGGATCGGCTTTAGAAGATATTAA
- the LOC113339609 gene encoding NDR1/HIN1-like protein 13, whose translation MNLTASTRSMISLNGKNFTTSLTSSDDTVTLSPEFDITISAKNPCFLGYNYYEKDSSISIYYSNVVMLCSSGNIIPSFYQPKYNLTVFQTVVKCSAVTLTSTIYESLLDQQRKGNVVLGVYMDIPMKADDNGSHERPVSVVKAHCDIAVDKLVADSKILSKECSLTKKFWG comes from the coding sequence ATGAATCTTACTGCATCAACACGTTCCATGATCTCCCTCAATGGCAAGAACTTTACCACTTCATTGACTTCTTCGGATGATACGGTCACGCTTTCACCGGAATTCGATATTACAATTAGTGCAAAAAACCCATGCTTTCTAGGCTACAACTACTATGAGAAAGACAGTAGTATTTCTATTTACTACTCTAATGTTGTCATGCTATGTTCATCTGGCAATATAATCCCAAGTTTTTACCAACCGAAATACAATCTGACGGTTTTTCAAACTGTGGTAAAGTGTTCCGCTGTAACGTTAACGTCTACAATTTATGAATCCTTATTGGATCAGCAGAGAAAAGGGAATGTTGTTCTAGGAGTGTATATGGATATACCTATGAAAGCTGACGACAATGGAAGTCATGAAAGACCAGTGTCAGTTGTTAAGGCTCACTGTGATATCGCAGTGGACAAATTAGTTGCGGATTCCAAAATCTTATCCAAGGAATGCAGCCTTACCAAGAAGTTCTGGGGGTAA
- the LOC113339961 gene encoding 1-phosphatidylinositol-3-phosphate 5-kinase FAB1B-like: protein MDSPTKSITDELLDVVKSWMPRKTKAANVSRDFWMPDHSCRVCYECDAQFSTFNRRHHCRLCGRVFCAKCTSKSIPAPSEEPNTGQEDWERIRVCNYCYKQWEDETMVVSNGVEVTSPGISLTHSSTSLVSSTSGTGKCSSTAASMAISTEAFQHVSNSSGVSPSGNGKMEPVTDKQDLAVYGNNADPSVDLDDQSDNIFGFCEPRSDDDNDDYSFYQSDSETRDLSQADGYYGSVTYDDIGHPYVTVKESSEEDIDRRDLSSSPIHESLDSQKLEGVDKPGQILNDQIDGSKGETASSSSVVEGKMVEPVDFENNGLLWIPPGPEDVEDDKEAVLFDDDEDDATGEWRHLRPSTSFGDGESRTKEKSGEEHKKAMKNVVDGHFRALVAQLLQVENLPVGEEDDRESWLDIITSLSWEAATLLKPDTSKGGGMDPGGYVKVKCLACGRRSESMVVKGVVCKKNVAHKRMTNKIEKPRFLILGGALEYQRVSNSLSSIDTLLQQEMDHLKMAVAKIDAQHPTVLLVEKTVSRFAQEYLHAKDIALVLNIKRPLLERIARCTGAQIVPSIDNLSSRILGFCDTFRVEKFLEQHGSAGQNGKKLVKTLMFFEGCPKPLGCTILLKGANGDELKKVKHVVQYGIFAAYHLALETSFLADEGASLPELPLKSPLTVALPDNPSNFGRSISTIPGYTVSSTAKAQGVEPQQPYNNLTVDIASPNQNSSVKKWDLTLSPSSTKSPWSQYTGPPSNYMNSPGPFSSFTSPGKFVSGPYDDPSSYYGYGEKSSVGFGETFNAKPSASDGSLVAVGDHPSANNIGALEATGQGEGSNPQINSNSMVVRELSSSDLTTLEQDRNNSREEQGSSKEDFPQCTTDHQSILVSLSTRCVWKGTVCERAHLFRIKYYGSSDKPLGRFLRDHLFDQSFRCRFCEMPSEAHIHSYTHRQGTLTISVKKLEILLPGEGEGKIWMWHRCLQCPRVNGLPPPTLRVVMSDAAWGLSFGKFLELSFSNHAAASRVANCGHSLHRDCLRFYGFGRMVACFRYASINVHSVYLPPSRVDFNYNRQDWIQHEANEVVNRAGHLFAEVSNALRKIAEQRTGSRGLITELEGLLKIEKAEFEESLQNALNREEKKGQPVIDIIEINGLRRQLIFNIYLWDQRLVYAASTNNKTFKEKLSTSAPKQLDKSVSTEKPAETNLTIVQDKNSPVDVKSNENSNQGGEQHNDLNTTLQGKYVDHDPNLSMESQSTSLSSSISLGNQYNPLESGLVVQRSASTGQFPSAENLSETLEAAWTGKNQPGNITLKEDNTAVSDDSSMVDVVMKTAQLEDQAEENREGLQTTQLKVDNNLEQCPTWVRVPFLELYHSVNKNSLGRAPKLDNSARYDPIYLSDLYLPVNKNSLMSAPKLDNLGQYNPVYIPVVRELPRLGGARFFLPIGVDGTVVPVYDDEPTSVISYALASPEYHSQISGERLKDGGGSSASLMSYDSVDVHMSPQLDEAASESLRSVGSLDESILSMSGSRSFVLDPLLYSKSLHATVSFTDDSPLGKVKYTVTCYYSSRFESLRRMCCPSELDFIRSLSRCKKWGAQGGKSNVFFAKSLDDRFIIKQVTKTELESFLQFAPEYFKYLTESIDTRSPTCLAKILGIYQVTSKHQNGGKDARMDVLVMENLLFQRNLTRLYDLKGSTRSRYNADASGSNKVLLDQNLIEAMPTSPIFVGNKAKRLLERAVWNDTSFLASIDVMDYSLLVGVDEEKQELVVGIIDFMRQYTWDKHLETWVKTSGILGGGKNSTPTVISPKQYKKRFRKAMSEYFLMVPDQWSPQNIIPSASQSDLGEDNAKVSSP, encoded by the exons ATGGATAGCCCAACCAAGAGCATCACTGATGAGCTACTTGATGTTGTAAAGTCCTGGATGCCTCGCAAAACTAAGGCTGCTAATGTCTCTAGGGACTTTTGGATGCCCGATCACAGTTGTAGAGTATGCTACGAATGTGATGCACAGTTCTCGACTTTTAATAGACGGCACCATTGTAGACTTTGTGGAAGAGTCTTTTGTGCAAAATGCACTTCGAAATCGATTCCAGCACCATCTGAGGAGCCGAATACTGGGCAAGAAGATTGGGAGAGGATTCGGGTCTGTAATTATTGTTATAAACAGTGGGAAGATGAAACAATGGTTGTAAGTAATGGGGTTGAAGTTACGAGTCCGGGGATTAGTCTTACACATTCATCAACAAGTTTGGTCAGTAGTACTAGTGGCACTGGTAAGTGTAGTAGCACTGCTGCTTCGATGGCAATATCGACTGAGGCTTTCCAGCATGTATCAAATAGTAGTGGTGTCAGCCCTAGTGGAAATGGGAAAATGGAGCCGGTTACAGATAAGCAAGACTTAGCAGTATATGGAAATAACGCAGATCCCTCAGTGGATTTAGACGATCAGTCTGATAACATCTTCGGATTTTGCGAGCCCAG GAGTGATGATGACAATGATGATTATAGCTTTTATCAATCGGATTCTGAAACAAGAGACCTTTCACAGGCTGATGGCTACTATGGTTCTGTTACTTACGATGACATAGGCCACCCATATGTTACAGTGAAAGAAAGTTCTGAAGAAGATATCGACAGACGAGACTTGTCCAGCTCCCCGATACATGAGAGCTTGGATTCTCAAAAGTTAGAAGGTGTAGATAAGCCTGGGCAAATACTAAATGATCAAATTGATGGAAGCAAGGGTGAAACAGCCTCTTCTTCATCTGTCGTGGAGGGTAAGATGGTTGAGCCTGTAGATTTTGAGAATAATGGTCTCCTCTGGATTCCTCCTGGCCCAGAAGATGTAGAAGATGATAAAGAAGCTGTCCTATTTGATGATGACGAAGATGATGCCACAGGGGAATGGAGACACCTACGTCCTTCAACAAGCTTTGGTGACGGAGAGTCCCGTACTAAGGAAAAGTCGGGTGAGGAACACAAGAAGGCCATGAAGAACGTTGTTGATGGTCATTTTAGGGCGTTGGTAGCTCAGCTGTTACAGGTTGAGAACCTTCCCGTAGGTGAGGAGGATGACAGGGAAAGTTGGTTGGATATAATAACATCGTTGTCTTGGGAAGCCGCTACACTTCTTAAGCCTGACACAAGCAAAGGAGGAGGGATGGACCCTGGTGGATATGTGAAAGTCAAGTGTCTGGCTTGTGGTCGCCGCAGTGAAAG CATGGTGGTCAAAGGAGTTGTTTGTAAGAAAAACGTGGCCCACAAGCGAATGACAAATAAAATAGAGAAACCAAGGTTCTTAATCCTTGGGGGAGCTCTTGAGTATCAGCGGGTTTCTAATTCCTTGTCAAGTATTGACACATTGCTGCAGCAG GAAATGGACCATTTGAAGATGGCGGTTGCAAAGATAGACGCTCAGCACCCTACTGTACTTCTGGTAGAAAAAACAGTTTCACGGTTTGCTCAAGAGTACCTCCATGCCAAAGACATAGCACTCGTTCTTAATATCAAGAGGCCACTATTGGAGCGCATAGCACGCTGCACTGGTGCGCAGATCGTTCCCTcaattgataatctttcatctcGAATACTGGGGTTTTGTGACACATTCCGTGTGGAAAAGTTTCTTGAACAGCATGGCAGTGCTGGGCAGAATGGAAAGAAGTTGGTGAAGACGCTGATGTTCTTTGAAGGATGCCCTAAACCATTGGGTTGCACC ATTTTGCTTAAGGGTGCGAACGGGGATGAATTGAAAAAGGTGAAGCATGTGGTCCAATATGGAATATTTGCAGCATATCATTTGGCTTTGGAGACATCTTTTCTAGCTGATGAGGGAGCCTCCCTCCCAGAGCTACCCTTGAAATCACCATTAACAGTTGCACTACCAGATAATCCATCCAACTTTGGCAGGTCCATTTCTACAATACCTGGTTATACTGTCTCTTCAACTGCCAAGGCTCAGGGGGTTGAACCACAGCAGCCCTACAATAACCTCACAGTAGACATAGCTTCGCCAAACCAAAACTCCTCCGTTAAGAAATGGGATTTGACCTTGTCACCTTCTTCAACTAAGAGCCCCTGGTCTCAATACACAGGACCACCATCAAACTATATGAATTCTCCTGGGCCTTTCTCTTCTTTTACCTCTCCAGGAAAGTTCGTATCTGGTCCTTATGATGATCCCTCGTCATATTATGGATATGGGGAGAAAAGTTCAGTGGGTTTTGGTGAAACCTTCAATGCTAAACCTTCTGCATCTGACGGCAGCCTAGTTGCTGTTGGTGATCATCCCAGTGCAAATAATATTGGGGCCTTGGAGGCCACAGGTCAAGGTGAAGGCAGTAATCCGCAGATTAATAGCAATTCGATGGTTGTGCGTGAACTAAGTTCTTCAGATTTGACAACCTTAGAGCAAGACCGTAACAACAGTCGTGAGGAGCAAGGATCGTCCAAGGAAGACTTTCCTCAATGTACAACTGATCATCAGAGTATATTGGTTTCATTATCAACTCGTTGTGTTTGGAAAGGAACTGTTTGCGAACGAGCCCATCTCTTTCGGATCAAATACTATGGAAGTTCTGATAAGCCCTTAGGACGGTTTTTACGAGACCATTTATTTGACCAG AGTTTCAGATGCCGCTTTTGTGAGATGCCATCAGAAGCACATATTCATTCTTATACTCATCGACAAGGTACTCTTACGATTTCTGTTAAGAAGCTTGAGATTCTCTTACCGGGTGAAGGAGAAGGCAAGATCTGGATGTGGCACAGGTGTCTACAGTGTCCACGTGTCAACGGGTTACCTCCTCCTACTCTAAGAGTAGTGATGTCTGATGCTGCTTGGGGTTTATCGTTTGGGAAATTCTTAGAGCTTAGCTTTTCAAACCACGCTGCTGCTAGCAGAGTGGCAAACTGTGGTCATTCTCTACATAGAGACTGTCTACGGTTCTATGG GTTCGGAAGGATGGTTGCTTGCTTCCGTTATGCATCAATAAATGTGCATTCGGTTTACCTTCCACCTTCAAGAGTTGATTTTAACTATAATAGGCAGGATTGGATACAGCATGAAGCGAATGAG GTGGTCAACAGGGCAGGACATCTGTTCGCTGAAGTATCAAATGCTCTTCGCAAAATTGCAGAACAAAGAACTGGGTCCAGAGGCCTTATTACAGAACTTGAGGGGTTACTAAAGATAGAGAAGGCAGAATTTGAG GAATCTCTCCAGAATGCACTAAACAGGGAGGAAAAGAAAGGGCAACCTGTCATTGATATTATTGAGATAAATGGTTTAAGGAGGCAATTAATCTTCAATATCTATCTGTGGGACCAGCGCCTAGTTTATGCAGCCAGTACAAATAACAAGACTTTTAAGGAAAAACTGAGTACTTCTGCACCGAAACAGCTTGATAAATCCGTCAGTACTGAGAAGCCTGCTGAGACAAACTTAACTATCGTGCAGGATAAAAATTCTCCGGTAGATGTGAAGTCCAATGAAAATTCTAATCAGGGAGGAGAGCAACATAATGATCTTAATACGACTCTTCAAGGAAAATATGTGGACCATGATCCAAATCTAAGTATGGAGAGCCAATCTACATCATTATCTTCGAGTATCAGCCTTGGTAATCAATATAATCCTTTGGAATCTGGGTTAGTAGTTCAAAGGTCTGCTTCGACTGGACAGTTTCCTAGTGCTGAAAATTTGTCTGAAACACTTGAAGCTGCGTGGACAGGTAAAAATCAACCAGGAAATATAACTTTAAAGGAAGATAATACTGCTGTCTCGGATGATTCAAGTATGGTAGACGTTGTGATGAAAACAGCACAGTTGGAAGATCAAGCAGAAGAGAACCGAGAAGGCTTACAGACAACTCAATTGAAGGTAGATAATAATTTGGAACAGTGCCCAACATGGGTGAGGGTTCCTTTTCTGGAGCTGTACCATTCTGTCAACAAGAATTCACTGGGGAGAGCTCCAAAGCTCGATAACTCAGCTCGGTATGATCCTATATATCTTTCAGACCTCTACCTTCCTGTTAACAAGAATTCATTGATGAGCGCTCCAAAGCTCGATAATCTTGGGCAGTACAATCCTGTATATATTCCAGTGGTTCGGGAGTTGCCACGTTTAGGTGGAGCCAGATTCTTTCTGCCCATAGGTGTTGATGGGACTGTTGTGCCAGTTTATGATGATGAACCCACGAGTGTTATATCATATGCACTAGCTTCCCCGGAGTATCATTCCCAGATATCAGGTGAGAGACTTAAAGATGGTGGGGGTTCATCTGCTTCTTTGATGTCTTATGATTCAGTGGATGTTCACATGTCTCCTCAACTTGACGAGGCAGCTTCTGAATCTCTTAGAAGTGTTGGGTCTTTGGATGAAAGCATCTTATCCATGTCTGGTTCACGGAGCTTCGTTTTAGACCCTCTACTATATTCGAAGTCTTTGCATGCCACTGTTTCTTTCACAGATGATAGCCCACTAGGGAAGGTGAAGTACACAGTGACATGTTATTATTCAAGTAGATTTGAGTCTCTTAGGAGGATGTGTTGTCCTTCTGAGCTCGACTTCATAAGGTCTCTTAGTCGGTGTAAGAAATGGGGGGCTCAAGGTGGTAAGAGTAATGTCTTCTTCGCAAAATCATTGGATGATCGCTTCATCATCAAACAGGTTACAAAGACAGAGTTGGAATCTTTCCTCCAGTTTGCTCCAGAGTATTTCAAATATCTCACTGAATCGATTGATACAAGAAGCCCAACATGCCTTGCAAAGATTTTGGGGATCTATCAG GTTACATCAAAGCACCAAAATGGTGGCAAGGATGCGAGGATGGATGTTCTTGTTATGGAAAATCTTTTATTTCAACGAAATCTTACAAGACTCTATGATCTGAAAGGATCAACTCGGTCTCGGTATAATGCAGATGCAAGTGGGAGCAATAAAGTCCTTTTAGATCAGAACCTAATTGAAGCAATGCCAACTTCTCCCATTTTTGTGGGAAACAAAGCTAAGCGGTTGCTAGAGAGAGCTGTCTGGAATGATACTTCTTTCCTTGCT TCAATTGATGTGATGGATTACTCATTACTGGTTGGGGTGGATGAGGAGAAGCAAGAGCTTGTTGTAGGAATCATTGATTTCATGAGGCAGTACACTTGGGACAAACATCTAGAGACATGGGTAAAAACTTCGGGTATCTTGGGTGGAGGTAAAAACTCAACACCAACTGTAATCTCCCCGAAACAATATAAGAAAAGGTTCAGAAAAGCCATGTCGGAGTATTTCCTTATGGTCCCAGATCAGTGGTCTCCTCAAAACATCATCCCAAGTGCGTCCCAATCCGACCTTGGTGAAGATAACGCAAAGGTTTCATCTCCctaa